The Diceros bicornis minor isolate mBicDic1 chromosome 24, mDicBic1.mat.cur, whole genome shotgun sequence region GAGACATACTGAGTCTCTGCATTGGGAGACTAAATAAAGACAAGATACTTCTTTTAGTCCATTTAGCAGATTTCCACCTAGAAGAACAATGGTAGTAtgtgtttttgtgtttgtgaACAGTACACTGTGTCATGCTGAGCATGCATGGGATATATTTTCTCCATTATCACTGGAGAATTGACTCAGCCTTCAGTCGTGAATGTTCATACTTGTACACAGATCGTCAGCTGACTGTACAACGCCGGGTCCCCGGGCCTTGTGGGAGCAGTTCTCAGAAATTTATTTACAGAGGATTTCTTCTGTAGTAAATGTAAACTGAAAAATAGGAGGCATGAGAGTTATAAGTTGCTGGCACATTGCTAAGATTCCCCTCAGTCATCACACGTTGATCTATTTCATCATGATCGATGTGACCAACATTTCTCCCAGAGGAAAGCCAGTCGGGTTTGCCAGATTCCGTTCAGCTTCATGAGGTTCTAAAAGCAGTGGTGGTCTCAGCGAAATGTGGAATCACCCTGTGGGCATCAGCTTTACTTGTGCTAGGAAGCAATATCCTCTTGCTCTGTGCCTCTCTCAAGGCACCAACATAGCACTGACTCTCCCTCCTTGTGTAACACGTCCACTCATGTGTCCACCCTCAGCCACCATTTCCCCTTCTCTTGATTTGACATGGAATATAACGCCAAGTTTCCAACTTTGGAAGAGGTTGTACAGATACACACTGGAAGCAATTCCAGTCTAGCAACATCTCCCCATCTGTCCACTCCATCCTCGTGGGGTAGAGTTACACAGACATGGAACGAGTGGGATATCTTGACCACGAGGCAGTGGAGCTGCATTCACTGGTGACCTCACTTCTGTCAGACAGTGTGAAGGAGCAATACCTCCCACGAGGAGCTTAGGATTTGTGACATGAAGGTTTCAAATTATGTTACAGTTTCTTGCTTAGGAAACATCCTTTTACCTGAAACCCACAGCAGAGAATAAAGTAGAGAGATGAAGTGGTGTGGAGAGAATTGTGCAGTCATACCAGCAACTGTCCTCACAGCCCCTTCTCCAAATCTCCCTGAAAACTGGAGGAATCTATTGAGTGGGAACCCTCTCTTGATCTCCTTCATGTTAAGTGTGAGGAAAATATCATGGATCATTATCAATGTCTCTATCCCTCTTTCCGTCCTACTTATCGATTAGTTTATTTGCAATAGTTTTAAGGAGGTATAATTGACGTGTAATAGCCTGCATATATGTCAAGTATATGATTTGATGAGTATTGCCATGTGCACacctgtgcaaccatcaccataatgaAGGTCGTGAAGGAAGCCATCATCATTAAAAgtctctttgttcctctgtaactCCTCCCTCCCACTTCTTCCCTTAACCCAACTTGTAGATAGCCAACTCTTGATCTTTGTGTTACTTTAGATTAGTTTTCATTTACTACatatacataaatggaatcatatcatGTGAATTTTGTGTgtattctttcacttaacatcattGCTTATGaagacaaccattctgttttgtGTGTCAAGCATCCATAGATTGTGATTATGGGAAGTATCCCATGAGTGATTACACCGCATGTGTTTGTCTATTGAGCTCGTGATTGATATTGGATTGTTTCCAGATTCTGGTATTACAAATACAGCTGCTGCTCAGCTGAGGAACGACAACAACTCTTCTTCTTACAACAACAACTATACTGTATAGACTGCAAATTAGTGATCTTTCTTTAATAAACCACATAATTGAAGTTATAGTGCAAACAATAAACCTGACATCTGGTAAGAAACAAGTGGTTTCCAGGAGAAACAGTATGGGAATTATAGCTGATATGGGGGAGAGAATGCCAGATGGCTTACAAACTAGTACAAGAATAAAAGAGACATACTTCATGGATTTCCTGACGTGGAGCGTGGTGAAGGTGCTATAGTGTGATATTTTCAGGGGTCACACAATTAGGGAGATATCTATTCCCTGTAAAGCTTTGTCCTCCAGGATTGGGGACATATCCTAAGCGTTCCTCCCCCAAGATTGTTCTTTCAGGGAGAGAGGACCAGCACCTACTGCTGAGACACATCCACACCCACCTCACGGATCACCACTAAGAACTAAGTAATTAATCTGCAGGGAGAAAGTCACCAAAACCAGTATCCTAAGTCTCGAGTGGAAAGCAACAGAAACTGGGAGAGGAACAGAGGAAACTACCAAAGCTCTGTCCTGAGCCCCCTTTCCCTTCTTTAAGGTATAAAAGCCTAAATATGCAGAAAAGAGTGAACTCTACTGTCCATATTTCTACAAACCCTGTTCACAACTgttaagacattccctaaggagactgaggctttcTCTACcgctctcctcttttctttctgggtCCTTACAAGAATCTCCCTCAACAATCCCTTCACAGAAATGTAGGCTTTTCTAGCACACATCTCAAAATCCTCCCAGCCTCTACTCATTACCTAGATTCTAAGCcattccacatttttaggtatttgttactgTAGCACCCCCAATTTACAGTACCAATTTAGGTCTTAGTCCATCTAGGATGCTATAAAAATAGCATATATTGGGTATCTTATAAACAAAAACTTATttcacacagttctggaggttttgAAGTCTAAGATAAAGGCACCAGCAGATCCTGGGTCTGACGAGGGCCTGCTTTCTGGTTCATCAACaatgtcttctcactgtgtcctcccatggtggaaggaagaggagagggagctctgtggggtctgttttataaaagcacaaacacCATCATTATGGCTACAAGCTCATGATacaatcatctcccaaaggccccacctcccaacaCCATCACACAGAGTGTTAGCTTTCAACATATGAAGTTTTGAGGGACACTTAGCTTCAGACCAGAGTACAGGGTCAATTTGTCCCCAAAATTGAAGATACAGACAGGCATGTACTGGGAATAACCACTTGCAAGAGCAGAAATTGATAAGCAGAAATCTCCACAGGAACCATGCTGGGGTGTGAGAACCTGATCTGTATTGATGAGTTGCTGAAGACTCAGTGTGGAGGGATCTGAGTTAGAAACTCTAGGGGATCAATTCTTAGGGGATCTCGACAGTTCTGGGTTTTACCTCCAGGATATCTACCATGTCCTCATATTAAACATCAGAGGAAAATACTTTGTGCTTTTAGTAAAGAGTGAGGAAATAGATAATTTAGAAATTTATCAGAACATTCTATTCTTGACAAGACCTGTCCTCAGAGATTCTGGTTTACCCTACCCTAACCTTCCGGGGTTTCTCAGAGCATAGttgacctggggaagggaaacacccacctccatccccctccccacagccttCCTGTCTCACATAAGGGAGGGGGTAAACTGAGAAGCCCCTGTGAGGGTCACAACAGAGTCACTGGCTCAGGAGAAGAAAGAAGTACCACAGGACTCGAGACATCTCACCTACCCACACCTACCCCCGCATCCAGAGGGGTCTTGTGTGATAACGGGGAAAACCACTCAGAGACGGCGTGGGTCTCTGACCTCATTGAAGAGTCTCTAGGAAACCCAGAGTAAACGGAGGACAGAAAAGCAAGGACATCAGAGGAGATGTTTCCTCCAACCATGATGTGCCTTTTCATCCTCTTTACAGCTTCCTTCCTAGAGTGAAAGCTTTAATGTTTAAGTCTAAGTTAATGTTTCTTTCAGGGGCCATGTTTTTCTATcatcatgtttttgttttgttttttggctgggaaagatctgctctgagctaacatctgttgctaatctttctcctttttttttccttctccccacagccccagcacagagttgtatattctagttgtgagttcttctagttcctctatgtgacCTGCCACCatagcacggctactgacagatgagtgtttTGGTTCCACACCCAGAAACGGAACCCAGGCCGCttaagcagagtgcaccaaactttaatGGCTAGGCACACTGGGCTGTGCTTGGCAGAGCTGCATTGTTGAGTCCAAGAGAGCCTCCTTTATGGATTTAGCTGACTTACTTCAGAAGCTTTGATAATAAATTGGCGTTTAGGCACAAGTGTGTCTCAAAGAGACTCTCTGACTTTGGTCCATGTGAGAATGTTTTTCTTCCATTACAACAGACTTTTCTAATCAGAGAACACCGAGGGAAGTGCAGAATCACAAATCCAGAGAGGTTCTCTTGAGGAAACTGTTATATGAAAaggaagccaggacaggaaaccAGCCCTTAACATCCATCTGCACCTGCCTCTGGTCCTTGAGTTCTGGCCCTGTGCGCCCCCTGGTGGTCCTGAGTCCCTCCTGCAGGGAGGTTTgtgtctgggctcacactgacttcCTCTCACTGTGTCTGTTGCACAGTAATACACGGCCGTGTCCTCCGTTCTCAGGCTGTTCATTTGCAGATACAGTGTGTTCTTGGAGTTGTCTCTGGAGACGGTGAATCGGCCCTTCACCGAGTCTGCATAGTATGTGCTACTACCATCTTTATTAATGGATGAGACCCACTCTAGCCCCTTCCCTGGAGCCTGGCGGACCCTGTCAATGCTATAGCTGCTGAAGGTGAATCCAAGGCTGCACAGGAGAGTCTCAGAGACCGCCCCAGGCACCACCAAGCCTCCCCAGGCCTCCACCAGCTGCACCTCACACTGGACACCTGCAAACACAAAGAGATCCAGGTCAGGAAACTGTCACACATCAAATGTTTCTCTCACTCATATCCTCTCACATACTCAACGTCTCTTGGTCTCCACAAATTACCTCTTAAAATAGCAACAAGGAAAACCCAGCTCAGCCCAAACTCCGTTGTGAGTCGTCTGTGTTCAGTCCTGATCACAGAACGGGAACACCTGGGAATCCCAGGGCTGGGCTCCTTTCCAGAGCTGCAGGGTCGGGGCTGGGCTTTTTTTTATCAGTAGAGGGAGGGCACTATTTGCATGTCCTCTAACTATATATGAAGCTCTGTGTCTGGACACCCACATAAAGGGCAGAGTCCCAGAGTGTGATGTGTCCATATGGTAAGAATTAGCCCATAATATTTGGGCATGCTCCTCAAAACTGGACTCAACTGCCCTCTGAACCACCTCTGTGACAGAACTGGGCAGGGCTAGTGAGGTTTGCAGAAACCCCCCACTTGTAATTAGAACATGTGTGAATTATATGCATTGTACTATTTACCAAAGAATGTATAGTGAAGGAAGATACATGCAGATATATTTTCAGAACTTCCTGAAATTtcatgttattatttattttctgtatcaTTTCCAACCAGTGATCCATTTTTTTACAGGTAATAGCTTTAGTGATGAATAACTGACATGTAGTAAACTGCACAGTACGACAATGTGCAGGCATTATGTAAATCTACAGGCATTTTATGGACCCGGAAGCAAGGAGCACAGTAGGAACAGCCCCACCCACGTCACCTCTAACTGGTGTCATTCCCGGTGACCCACTTGAGTACCGTGTGGTGCCGCCCAGCTCATTTAGGGTCTCATGTAAGAGCCGAGCAGGGGAGCAAAGAATCACCTTGCTGGCAGGCACAACAGACACCATCAGTAGGATGGGGCTGTAATTTCACAATGGGGAAGGCAGAATATGTTCAACTTCTGGGAAACTCACTACGATATATTTAGAAATTCTCAAATTCAATGACATACAGAGAAGTACAAACCTGAATACATAAATGAGTGAATGGTAACTAAATATATTGGCGCGTGAACATAGCAATGGTAAAATGCAAGTATATATTGCAGTCGCCTTGTATTTAATGAAATGGCCATATACCACAGTCCTTAGAGCAGTAAACCGAAAAATGAAAACCCTGTGGGTTGGCCCAgtcgtgtagtggttaagttcgcattcTTCACTTtgatggcctggggtttgtggtttcagatcccaggcacggacttacacaccagtcatcaagccatgcagtggtggtgtcccacatgcacAATAGAGGAAGAATAGCTCAGCTGTTACCCCAGGGGCAGTCGTCCTCAAgtaaacaggaagattggcaccagatattagctcagggccaatcttactctccacaaaaaaaagaaagaaagaaaagaaagataaccCTTAAACCACCTCTGTGTTTCTTGACAGCGGCCAATCCATCCGAAGCTCAAACCTTTCATTATTCCAAAATAGATTCCAAAATTATCTTCAAATAGATGTCGATTCTGTACAATTAAATGATCCATCCTGATCCGGGCTGCagcatctccacaccacgtctcCATGTGGAAATATTCCACTGCATCTTCATCATGAGATGCTGAGGAGAAGACACCTGACCTCACCTCCATCTCCTCAGTCCCAGACCCCAGTGTGTCCCTCTCCTGAGCCTCCAGATGCTGAGCTACGTGAGCAGCTGGGTGGAGTGAGGGGGGATGTTCTCCTCTTCATTGGGTGGATGAGCGTGAGGGTCTGGAGACAAACATGCACCTGGAAAAGGGCCCACAGGCTGCAGACCCTGTAAGAGTAGATCCCATGTAAATGTTGACATTGATGCCCTGGCCCCTGAGTGTGCTCTGGCTCCCTGACCTTCAAGAAGATCAAAAAGACTGAAGTGTTGAGACCATTCTTTCCTGTCACTGGAACTTGGAGATACTGAGAAGCTTTGAAGGAGAGACATGgagctgatggagagactgagggCTTTCAACAACCACAAGGGCTATTTACACATGATCTCTCTACATAGACACCAAGGGACAccttaaagaagataaaataatatgACAAAATACCTTAAATTCAGAATACCTGAGATGAATAAGAATGCTCTTAAGATTAATTTGCTCGTCTATGAAATAGAGATCAATTTACTTCTAAATTCATAGAATTATTTTCATGATTATGTAAGTTAAAATTATCCTAGTTCCTGGTCCTTGGCCAGTTTGGTTATTACGGGTGTGAGATTTCATTCTAAAAAGGGAGGACACCTCTGTGTTTCCACAGCTTTTAGGAAACTGTTTGTACTGTCTGCATGTCAGGAAGAGGTTTACAGAGCATGGAGATCAAAACCCTTGACAGAGTTTTTATCCTTAACCCGCCTCCTCTGTGAGGACATGAGCTCATTAGTTCCTCGGTGCCCCCTGGTGGTCCTGAGTGCCCCCTCGTGGTCCTGAGCATCCCGTGCTACTACTGAGTGCAGCTTTTGTTTCCAAAGTCTCCTGGAGAGAAATAGACactctttttcctccctcccctttaTCCAACATACAGTGGAGGACACTTCCAGCATAAGCACTATATGCCTTCCTGTTCAAAGGATATCTCCTCTTAGTTCCTATCAACTGACCCCTCACTCCACTTCGTGGCTGTGAATCCCCAGCTGCCGTTGCTGTGTTCAGAGGTGAGccctgtttctctctcctcctgtaaACTCTCTATTGCAAGAGTCTTGAATAAAGAGTTTGTCATCATCTCAGCAAGTGTCAGAAGGACTTTTTCATTATAAACAGCAAGACAGCAAAATGAAGTAAAGTTTTTGAATCTCAAAATTCTACTAGCACGAACCAGGCTAATAAAAGACCTCATATTCAAACATGTGCCAccttcaagaaaaaggaagagtagATCCAAGGTTAGAACAAGCCCAGGGCTTAGGGTCTGAGCTACAGAAGATTATCATCAAAAGACAATACCTCATAGAGTTTGCCCGGGTGGATTTCAAAGTCGGTTCAGGCTGGTGATTCCTTCTAACTCAAATTGTATCTCTGTTGGAATGGAACTATCCATAACTGTTACCATACGCCTGCCTGCAGTTgtgttttagaagaaaaaaacttaTTTTCCACTATCACAGGCCTACAGATGAAGAGGGTTTTCCCCAGCTTGGAGCACTGTCAAATTCTCACCCATATCTAATTTAAATGATTGCATTTGGCACTTTTGAGATGATGGTATTTAGATGGATTATGGACTTGTGTTAATGCTTTAAAGGCTCTGCGCTCTGGGAGATGTTCgatgttaaatataattgacCTAGGGTTGGATGTAATTATTTGAGGGCTGAGAGTGCACTGAGGTAGTGTGAGTCATTCTTTGAATCTGTGGGTGGTATTTTATATAGCAAAAGGAACTTTCCCATGTTGGATTAATTTAGAGATCCTGAGATTCAAAGATTTTCCTGAACTAATTAGAAATGTATCACAAGCATTTATATCAGAGGGACACAGAGGGATATTAGACTacagaataagaagaaaacagtgtGACCACTGATGCAAGGCTATTTATTCCCAgctgtgaagatggaggaaggggccatgagtcaGGGGATGAAAGGAATGcagctccagaagctggaaaaggcaaaaaaaaaaagcactttccctctctgagtcCCTTCAGGATCTTATAgaaaaataccagagactgggtagcttgaaaacaacaagcatttatttcttacagttctgaaggctgagaagtccaataTCAAGGTATCAGCCTGGTCAGCTTCTGGGAAGGGGCCTCTTCCTGGGTCATAGTTGGCACCTTCTTGCCATGTCGTCTTGTGGTGAAGGGACAAGCAAGCTCACTGGTGGCTCAGAAAGGAAACAACCCCATatatgagggctccactcttatGAACTGCGCACCTCACAGTGACCCCATCTACTAActttagtggttaagattcaagaCATGAATTCCGGCGGTGGGATGAACATAAATATCCAGACAATAAcactcccctagagcctctggagggagtatagccctgacaacaccttgatttcaggccAGGGAAACTGATTTCAGGCTCTGACCTCCAGAGAGAATAAATGTGTTGAGAataaatgtgttgatttgatccCCAGGTGTGTGGTAATTTGACACCATGATCATAGGAAACTAATTTCTCCTGAGGAAAACCAGGCATATTTGCTGGCTTCCATTCAGCCTCATCAGGTTCTAAAAGCTGTGGTGATCTTGGAAGAATGTGGATGTACCCTGTGGGCATCAGCTTTCCTTGGGCCAAGAGACAATGTTCTCTGGCTCTGTGCCTCTCTCAAGGCACCAACATACTACTGGGTGTTCCCCCTTGCATAACACATCCACTGACCTAAAACCCTCAGCCACCATTTTTACTTCCCTTGATTTGACATGGATTTTAATCCCAAATTTCCACATTTGGAAAGGATGGGACAGATACCCACTAGAAGCAATTCCAGTCCAGCAAGGTCCTCCCCCTCTGCCCACTCCATCCACATGGAGTAGAGTTACACAGATACCGAACATATGGGCTATCTTGACCACTATGCAGTGGAGCTGCATTCATTGGTGACCTCAATTCTGTCAGAATGAGTGAAGGTGCAATACCTCCCATGAGGAGCTTAGGATTTCTGACATGAaggtttaaaattatattatagtTTCTTGCTTAAGAACCATCCTTTTACCTGGCATCCACATcagagaacagaagagagagttGAAGTGGTGTGGGGAGATTTTGCAGTCATACAAGCATCCTCCCCAAAACCACCCTCCCCAAATCCCCCTGAAAAGTGGAGAAATCTATTGAGTGGGAACCCTTTCTTGAACTCCTTCATGTAGAGATGAGGACAATATCATGCATCATTATCAATGTCTcggtctgtctttctctcttaatTATCCATTTGCCTTTTGTAATAGTTTTAAGGAAGTGTAATTCCCATGTCTTCCATTAAGCCAACTTATAGATGGTCAACTCCTGATCTTTGTGTTACTTTAGATTAGTTTTCATTTACTGAAATGTATATAAATTCATCATGTAGTGCGAATTTGATTGGTCTGTATTCTTTCACTCGACAACATTGCTTGTGAATACAACCATTCTGTGTGCCAAGCATTCATAATTTGTAATAATAGGAAGTATTCCAATGAATGATTGTACCACAATGTGTTTGTCTGTTAAGCTTTTGATTGatgtttggattgtttccagattCTAGGAATTACAAATATAACTGCTGCTCAGCTCTGAGATGTACACAGCTGAGGAAAAAGTTGTCCCTcttacagcaacaacaacaactctACTGGATAAACTGCAAATTAGTGACTTAATTCAACACATCAGATAATTGAAATTATAGTGCaaaaaac contains the following coding sequences:
- the LOC131421241 gene encoding immunoglobulin alpha-2 heavy chain-like, whose product is MTTVQLDKKSISSGKEPSPGIPRCSRSVIRTEHRRLTTEFGLSWVFLVAILRGVQCEVQLVEAWGGLVVPGAVSETLLCSLGFTFSSYSIDRVRQAPGKGLEWVSSINKDGSSTYYADSVKGRFTVSRDNSKNTLYLQMNSLRTEDTAVYYCATDTVRGKKGLEYMGQIDYDGDTYYNLSLKSPTYIFRDTSKSRYSLQLSSMTTEDTAVCYCATDTVRDSVLSQVQLQESGPGLVKPSQTHSLTCAVTKAASQAAITTGTGSAKAHERGRD